From Lucilia cuprina isolate Lc7/37 chromosome 4, ASM2204524v1, whole genome shotgun sequence:
caaatttggtgcaattagaattaaaatttatacgattttttacagaaaaatacattaaattgctaatattttttacccaaaaaataaatagtatttaaaaatcgtgcttttaaaactatctattttagcgaaaaatttatatttttaaatttatttctttatgaatagatgtaaaaaggttagtttaatataattatgcgaAAAAACGCGATTTTAAAAAGGTGGTCTTTACGCCCTTATTCGCATCCATgcttcatatatatatatatatatatatatatatatatatatatatatatatatatatatatatatatattatatatatatatatataatatatatatatatatatatatatatatatatatatatatatatatatatatatatataatatatatatatatatatatataatatatatatatatatatatatatatatatatatataatatatatatatgtatatatatatatatatatatatatattacagtattcttttttaaaatattttgttaagcaCGTAACGTTCTACAGAAAGCTCTGTTGTTCATAATAGTCCTGTTATTCTATTAAGGCCGTCTCAAACGTACAATATATATCTTGATATATTTTGTATTGTGATATGAATTGAATGTGTAACATGTAATATTGATGGATTGTGTTACATATCACAGAAAACCCCAAATCCAAAATTCctatcaatatttataatggatCTCGTGATAAATATTGAACGTGTAGCATGATTTATAATATCAATCACGATACATTTTGTAATAtctggaaaaataaataaaattaaacaaataaatattaaatatttttatttttttctaaatttgtgttattttgagATTATCGCGGcataaaatattccaaatactgaagtaaaaaatattgaaggtGTAGCATACCGGAGGTATTTATCAATCCATTTAAATACGTCATAATCTAAATTGATCAATATATATTGAACGTGGGCCAGTAcccttatttataaatttttctgaaaaactCTACTTTTAATACAGAAGAAATGctatttttttctaagtgtataACAAAAATACCCCActgtaaaattctttaaaaacgcttatttttaaacattaaaataggcaacacttttcttatagaaacgcAGCGCTTAAAATATTTCCTACAAATATGCAACTCTGAAAGCGGTTGTCAATTGTGCACGTGTTGTTTggttatacatacacatttttttaataccgcattctataattttcaaatctttttgtaacaatttataaataaatattttaataaaaatgaaacaaaagcaAGTTAAAGCAGCACCCAAAGtggcaaaacaaacaaaagctaCCAAGAAGGCAGCTCCTGCCGCCAAAGTAGAAGAAGTTGAAGAAAATGAACAGGAAGAGGAAGAAGTTGTAACCAAGAAAGTTGTAGCGAAAAAAGCGGCACCTAAAAAGACTGCTAAAGTACAAAAAGTTGTTGAAGTAGAAGAAGCGCCCGAGGAAGAGGACGAAGAAGAAGACGAGGAGGAGGAGGAGGAGGAGGAGCAAGAAGAGGATGATGAACAAGACGAGGAAGCTATGGAAGAAGAAGGTAATATACCTGCTATGATTTAACTTGCAAGCGAGCACATGTGCTGGTTTTATCAAATACTGTTTTATCACTGACCTGGGAAATAACcatatgttttatatgttttaattatttattttttatcctaGATGCTGATGAAGATGACGCTGAAAATGATAACgatgaagaagaagaagatGACGCTGAAAATGAAAACGAGGAAGAAAAGGAAGAAGACGATGAAGAAGAGGAAGAAGATGAAGAAGACGCCGCAAATGAAGAACCTACAATACCATCTAAAGTAAAAAGCGGTGAAATCCCCTCAACTGTACCCTTAAGCAAAATTGTTCATGTTGTCAAATTACCTAAAAGTAAGTcccttaaaataatatatttcctttCCAatcattttagtttataaaagtgCTTATCTTTTATGCACTTgagtatgtatacatataaggGATGATCTATTTTGAgtactataaatttaattatacatattaaaaaaactaaactggaAAAACTCGAAAGAAATAAGGTGCTAATGTTCTCACCGAAATGAAAACTTAATTCATTCTAAGATaaataatgtacatacatatgcatccTGGTACAAATTATACATGCTGGggttttcaaaactaaaattcttttgttttggaGATTATTTAAgcaactttgaaaatttttttaaattaatttaaaagttatctaatataaatttcaatattaatatatttttctataacaaatactaaacacttttttttagaatGTAAACAAATTGATATCGTAGAAGTATTTGCCAAATACGGTGCAATTGATCAAATACATATGATTACAACACCCGGTGGCACCGTCGCTAATGTTGCCTTCAAAACCATTAAAGGTGCTAAGGCTGCCTTGGCTGATAGAAAAGTCAAAGTACAAGGTTCAATAATTGTTATTAACCCACATAAACCCAAGCGCGattctaaatttaaagaaattcgcGAACGCTGCGTTTATGTTCGTTATCTAAAAGCCGACACGAATGAAGACGATTTGAAAAAGCACTTTGAAGGTTGTGGCAAAATTGAAAATGTCAAAGTTGTAACCAAATATAATTCCACTTTTGGTTTTGTTACTTTTGCCGATAAGTCCAGCGTCGATGCAGCCTTAGAACTACATAACTCAGTATTTAATGGTGTTAACATTAGTGTAACTAAACAAAGTGACTCTAAAATGAGTAAAACTTATGAGGCAAATCTAACCGTAATGGTTAAGaacaaacaaaactttgaaaatgtTGATGGTGCTAAACTCAAGGCTATCTTATCCAAGTGCGGTGAAATTGATTGCTTGGATATTGTGTGTAAAAAGAATGTTTTAGCTTTCGTTTGCTACAAAAATGAATTAGCTGCTAAAAAGGCTCTCAAATTGAATGGTAAAACTGAGCAAGGTATTGAATTGGAAACGGAATTATATGATCCTTACAGCAAGAAAACCACCATTCATGTTACAAATTTGCCTAGAGGTAGGTTTTAactgattattttattttaccctTCAACGCTTACATGTCattttgttacattttcttttttcagatTGCACTGAAGAAGATCTTAGAAAATTGTTCTCTAAAGCTGGCCAAATTAAAAACATCTTTCAAAAAGGCGGTTTTGCTATCATTGGATTTGAAAACTCCGATGGCTATTGTAAATCATTTTTGTATAATGAGAGCATGATTAACAATCAAGTTATTTTCGTTGAACCCCATTCTATACGTAAGAAGTCTATTATAAAAGCCAAAACACCCAAGAATTTCCAAAGGAAGGGTTTCAAACGTCCCTTTGAAAATGGCaacagcgtttttaaacctaaaaaagctaaaactaactaatttaatttagttttttatattctttaaaaaaatacatagttttattATCAACAGATTATTCAGTTGtaacaaatattcaattaaaataagattagaatgcaattttaatgcattttttatagaaaatgttaatttgttttttatttaatggtatttttttaatgattctaAGCTGAGTCcaattacatttatatttataatcaatttcttttctaaaataatgtttaatataatataatttcccgaccccataaagtatatgtattctggatccttatagatagcgaagtcgattaagccatgtccccctgtatgtatgtttgttgaaatcagtttttagaggactccagatatcggcgatatccgaatcttcaataattcgtTTAgtatgctttcgggaagatcgctttttaaaatcatcaaaatcggtccataattaacggagatatgagcaaaaatccgagacaacttcTGATAATTTCATCGAAAATcacaaaatacatattaatacgataaattttgttattgtacgatTGATTATAAGAACAAAACTCAGCAAGAGTACCAAgtgagagcagcactagtgtgttgttattggcttgAAGTAAGATGCCTTtaaaaaagagaacttttttaaaggtactttttgaattctctttaatattgaacctaggtatatgaaattaagtatgtagagtctgaattaggtggaAACCCATAAAAGAGAACTCTTGGGTACTTCTTCGTTTTtcgaaaagtacttttttgaattttctataatattgaatctagaaaatACTAATATTGAGCCCGaagtaacccagcaaaaaagtaaggaaaaagaagtagaattttcatcacaaataacatacttgaagtactttcaattttggtgaaaaaaaacctatgaattttacattagcgtgtcattggagggatgttgttcattttttgacaactatgaactacatctaatgtTATTCATAGAGGCAataaaatccgatatttggatgtcaaaaataaaccgaattcgttcaatgacatgcttatgttaatttcgttgtttttcaccaaagtttgatgtacttTTCTTTTATCACTTTTAAcggggttttcatttgtaattaaatatttgatttataaaagcgaaaaatataaaatcgcatttttagatgtgattaagatgtcgtttgtaaagtttgacatcaattattttttgctgggatgtgatgtaaaagaggactttttggctttttgactgttttttaaaacaccaCGATGAAAAGTATATAAGATTCAAGTATAggactcttacttgttttgatttgaaaattctaactgAGGCTCGCCAGAATATCCCAAAAAATCCATTAGTCACTCGCGATGGtcaaaacataacctcacttcgTGGTAAAAAATTAATGCGTGCTGTTAATATAAACAACTTGGAACTGTTATACGAAATGTCCAGAATGTGTAGCGTAACAACCAAGTCTTTCTTTTGCAGTAGGGTTCACGTAGCCCATATATGTAACATGTACTCTATGATACAATGGGCACCATGAAGTCGTATAAGAAGTCTTAGTGAATTTTTATCAGGAACAAGTTTTGTTAGCGTCCTCTTTTGAATGAGACAGGGATAGAGCATTGGTAACAACCAAGTCTTTCTTTTGCTGTAGCGGCCACGTCGGTAGCCTATATATGTAACATGTACTCTATGATACAATGGCCACCATGAAGTCGTATAAGAAGTCTTAGTGAATTTTTATCAGGAACAAGTTTTGTTAGCGTCCTCTTTTGAATGAGACACCTTAACCATGGTGAAGGGTTTTAATCGGTATGGCTGAATAAAGCactgttattttttgttgttataccctacaccactttagtgaggagagtatattgggttgtgcagatgtttgtaacatacaaagtataccaatcgacttagaGTCGATTTAgattttaagataattggatgaaatttggcacactcacttttttgacccaaggacgaagcctattgaaaatgtctaaaatcggtctattatttcacctatacCCCATACAAAAGAATCCCCcaaaaagggcttctgagctcataattatgttaaatatacctgTATATCGATAGTAAGCGGTACAACTAAgtttatacaagccttgatgaccctgtcaaatttcataaagatcgttcctcatttgactctatctcctatacaaagtccccttccgaaaagtacttgaatgtccaaaattaacttataaacacaaatatcgcgcaaatactttcttacttgttttaatttaactaagggcgggtttcttactcatcagttaaactaggcttaacttgctgttagattaaactcggaacaaatttaggcggactttaaccgataattgtgtttttcagttttagttttcactcaaaaaacataaacaatgaacagctgttttttgcaaacaatacttttgtaaaatggaaaattttggaaaaatgttaaataaacatttaaaacaataattaataaaacaaaacaaatcagcaaattgcaatttacttaaaatactatgtttttgttcttccgaaatcattgttttattgtttttgttaattgtctTTTCTctacttataacttgagtttgattggacaattacactcagttaaacgaaaataataagtgataactaaaaaacacgaaacatatattaaaccaggtttaaccaaagaatgaagattatctttatctgaaaaactcgccctaagagCTAGTTTCTTAGTAGTCACTTAAACGTAGATTAACTCGATATTACgttaaacacaaaacaaatcgtttaaataaaaaagctaatttttctataaatattaaacttgCATATGGACAtgatacatatttgtataaaattttaataattttttaatcattattaaaaaaataagtttcaaaTTAATGCggttataaattattaataatatttattaaaacatctATTCAAAACCAAAGAAACTTTAGAGGAAACTTGAATTCATTCATTATTCTAACGTATACTTCTACTTAGTAAATGAAAAACTCctactaatttttaaaattttgtaaccaCTAATGGTTTGTGGGCatcaaacaaattacaaaatatttataaacaacaagAGGCACGTAATGAGTGCTACTAAAGACAACATTTGTTTTGGAcgcaatacaatatttttttcatattatttctttaaatagatGCCGGTTGGTTAAAAACGGTAAATGCCACACCCTCGCCTTCACCGAGTGCAAGACAAACAATCTACaggaaaagcaaaataaaatagaaaacaacataCTAGCTTACTCTAGCTAGCTAGCCCACCACCATGTATACCAGACAAACAACTTAAGACTTAAGAAGACAAGATATCGTCATTACCGTCATTGGTAGTAGAGGTGATGGGTGTCTGTGACTTACCAAACATGCCGGCAAAATAAACGTGATTCaccacatacacatacatacatacatagttggatttagcaaaaaataatataaacgaatgaaaaaaatattgaaga
This genomic window contains:
- the LOC111675649 gene encoding DNA-binding protein modulo encodes the protein MKQKQVKAAPKVAKQTKATKKAAPAAKVEEVEENEQEEEEVVTKKVVAKKAAPKKTAKVQKVVEVEEAPEEEDEEEDEEEEEEEEQEEDDEQDEEAMEEEDADEDDAENDNDEEEEDDAENENEEEKEEDDEEEEEDEEDAANEEPTIPSKVKSGEIPSTVPLSKIVHVVKLPKKCKQIDIVEVFAKYGAIDQIHMITTPGGTVANVAFKTIKGAKAALADRKVKVQGSIIVINPHKPKRDSKFKEIRERCVYVRYLKADTNEDDLKKHFEGCGKIENVKVVTKYNSTFGFVTFADKSSVDAALELHNSVFNGVNISVTKQSDSKMSKTYEANLTVMVKNKQNFENVDGAKLKAILSKCGEIDCLDIVCKKNVLAFVCYKNELAAKKALKLNGKTEQGIELETELYDPYSKKTTIHVTNLPRDCTEEDLRKLFSKAGQIKNIFQKGGFAIIGFENSDGYCKSFLYNESMINNQVIFVEPHSIRKKSIIKAKTPKNFQRKGFKRPFENGNSVFKPKKAKTN